A single Lactuca sativa cultivar Salinas chromosome 8, Lsat_Salinas_v11, whole genome shotgun sequence DNA region contains:
- the LOC122195369 gene encoding uncharacterized protein LOC122195369: protein MGTIKILPFCFLFAGILFFRPTTARFIHLSVTPDIKSHDSDPALSALVDSSSSLVPAPAPSLDVEGNGESGGQEVHSEYHHHHSSDKSVAGGDVIIGGLVTAVFGTLYCYIRVTRRKDGEK, encoded by the coding sequence ATGGGTACGATCAAAATTCTGCCTTTTTGCTTCTTGTTCGCCGGAATCTTGTTTTTCCGACCAACCACCGCCAGATTCATTCACCTTTCTGTTACACCAGATATAAAGTCTCATGACTCCGATCCAGCTTTATCAGCTCTTGTAGACTCTTCATCTTCTTTGGTTCCAGCACCAGCACCGTCGCTAGACGTGGAGGGGAACGGCGAGAGTGGTGGCCAGGAGGTTCATTCGGAATACCATCATCATCACTCCTCGGACAAGTCTGTCGCCGGCGGAGATGTGATAATCGGTGGCCTTGTCACGGCGGTTTTTGGCACGCTTTATTGCTACATTAGAGTTACGCGTAGAAAAGATGGTGAAAAATGA